A genomic window from Streptomyces sp. NBC_00234 includes:
- a CDS encoding non-ribosomal peptide synthetase/MFS transporter, whose amino-acid sequence MSADTANPAEPAAARLSAAKKELLRRRLASRAAARTTVPRRDPGTPVPLSFAQERLWFMEQFAPGTAAYNIPVVRRLRGPLDTGALRAALDASVARHETLRSRYPATDDGRPVLVIDPPGPADLTHAEAACPSEAERLVDEASAVPFDLEEGPLLRALLIRLADDDHVLLLVVHHSVSDGWSSEVLLGEVLRGYAARVAGDPDPLPELAVQYGDFALWQRERLSGERLAAEVAHWTRELAGIEPLELAFSRPRPPRQTFEGAGHAFSVDRGVLDRLAALGRRHDATVHMVLLAAFQILLARYSGQRDFAVGSPVAGRDEPELEALVGMFVNVIALPARLEGDPSFAELLRRTRETCLDAYAHQDLPFAQLVSELKVPRDVSRPPVFQAVLAVQNYATQRDAGSDGPLAAEPFGVRASGTRFDLELFLQEWPDGLHGSFNFNTDLFDVSDIARLADHLGRLLQAVAAAPETPLSALAGRTPDELDFETRRFNDTALDRAPTTLTALVGEQIARTPDAVAVAVEGRAALTYRQLDAQADRIAARLAAEGVGPGSLVAICSERMPELVAGLLGILRTGAGYAPLEPGYPAERLAFLLADSDAPVLLTQRGLPTPHGCTAQVMLLDDPAEPPRSRRGPVGPGPDDTAYLIYTSGSTGRPKGVPNTHRAIANRIQWMQDTYRLGPEDAVLQKTPVGFDVSVWEFFWPLATGARIVLAKPGGQKDSGYLRDLIASAGVTVAHFVPAMLTVFLAEEGIERCTTLRRVISSGEALPPDAARELTGRLPHCALANLYGPTEAAVDVSSWECSGPLETVPIGLPIDNTRLYVLDAALSPVPPGAPGELHIGGTAVALGYHRRPGLTAARFVPDPYGPPGSRLYRTGDLARRRPDGALQHLGRVDQQIKLRGLRIEPGETEAALRAQPGVADAAVVLREDRPGDKRLVGYVVAATGSDEPDPARLRTALKRVLPEHQVPAVVAIVPALPLTPNGKLDRRALPAPQMRRAAGATRPTTPTELLLAEIWNEVLGLTEVGTDEDFFDLGGHSLLATQVVARARGRLTEAGAQPVSVMDLFTHRTIRDLAAVAARDEHDDTPRPLLHRLTPPVSAARRTRTFVCVPYGGGSPVVYQPVADALPSDVELWAVAVPGHDVGVTEESVPFDELAERIAGEVRERTEGPVVVYGHCAVGTALAIAVSRLLEATGHPLEAVYAGAQFPFARPRSRVLNALSRVASLEPLLGDRVYANWLIGLGVNTSDLDKEQAAFIIGNMRRDTQAAEDYFTRAIADVAAGAPRLRAPLVCLIGDQDPAADFYQERYREWLLLAERSAVAVLDQGGHFFLKYRAAEVADAVTTVHLAVRDGLTDELPARDPLHSWWFHGDTGPVAAADGTPADEQPSAPPHEGTESGAGPEPSMRRFLLVAVGQLVSITGSALTEFALPIWILLNTGSLTRYALYAVVAMVPGILVGPLAGALVDRMNRRTVLLAGDIAACTTQAGLLALLVTGNLHSWEVYVLLGVLSLALTFQRLAYASAVPQLVPKQYLGHANGIVQLAFGTAQFVVPLVAVALMAAIGLRGILVIDVVSYVLAIGILLAVKFPRTLPWTRRESLVSEIRHGFTHSWRNRGFRAMLLWFAGLNIFLSPLFLLITPLVLAFDDLAGAARVAVAGGAGAILGGIVMGFWGGPRRHRLRGMLGIAALLALAGAVTGLHASLWVIAAGAFGMSFALSLVNGVYSTIVQVKVPQRFHGRVFALNTLVAWSTLPLGHGVIAPLGSSLLGPLMERGGALAPVFGPLIGTGPGRGIALMYVLFGCAMLGMVALGLRLPVLARFDRDVPEAEPDDLVGLRERARIAAARRAKESRT is encoded by the coding sequence ATGAGCGCCGACACCGCCAACCCGGCGGAACCCGCCGCGGCCCGCCTCTCGGCCGCCAAGAAGGAACTGCTGCGCCGCCGACTGGCCTCGCGCGCCGCCGCCCGCACCACCGTGCCCCGCCGGGACCCCGGCACGCCCGTCCCGCTGTCGTTCGCGCAGGAACGGCTCTGGTTCATGGAGCAGTTCGCTCCGGGAACCGCCGCGTACAACATCCCGGTGGTCCGCAGGCTCCGCGGCCCACTGGACACCGGCGCTCTCCGCGCCGCTCTGGACGCGAGCGTGGCGCGGCACGAGACGCTGCGCTCGCGGTACCCGGCCACCGACGACGGGCGCCCTGTGCTGGTCATCGACCCGCCCGGGCCGGCCGATCTCACCCATGCCGAAGCCGCCTGCCCGTCCGAGGCCGAGCGCCTCGTCGACGAGGCGTCGGCCGTGCCCTTCGACCTGGAGGAGGGGCCGCTGCTGCGAGCGCTCCTCATCCGGCTCGCCGACGACGACCACGTCCTGCTCCTGGTGGTCCATCACAGCGTCAGCGACGGCTGGTCCAGCGAGGTCCTGCTGGGCGAGGTGCTGCGCGGCTACGCCGCCCGCGTCGCGGGTGATCCGGATCCGCTCCCCGAACTGGCCGTGCAGTACGGGGACTTCGCCCTGTGGCAGCGCGAGCGGCTCAGCGGCGAGCGGCTCGCTGCCGAGGTGGCCCACTGGACCCGTGAGCTCGCCGGGATCGAGCCGCTGGAGCTCGCCTTCTCCCGTCCCCGCCCGCCCCGTCAGACCTTCGAGGGCGCCGGGCACGCGTTCTCCGTCGACCGCGGCGTCCTCGACCGGCTCGCGGCGCTCGGGCGCCGGCACGACGCGACCGTCCACATGGTCCTCCTGGCCGCCTTCCAGATCCTCCTGGCCCGCTACAGCGGTCAGCGCGACTTCGCCGTCGGCTCCCCCGTCGCCGGACGCGACGAACCCGAACTCGAAGCTCTGGTCGGCATGTTCGTGAACGTGATCGCCCTTCCGGCCCGGCTGGAGGGCGACCCGTCCTTCGCCGAGCTCCTCCGCCGCACCCGCGAGACCTGCCTCGATGCCTACGCCCACCAGGACCTGCCGTTCGCGCAGCTGGTCAGCGAGCTCAAGGTCCCCCGGGACGTGTCGCGACCGCCCGTCTTCCAGGCCGTCCTGGCCGTACAGAACTACGCCACCCAGCGCGACGCCGGATCGGACGGCCCCCTGGCGGCGGAACCGTTCGGGGTGCGGGCCAGCGGTACCCGTTTCGATCTCGAACTCTTCCTCCAGGAGTGGCCCGACGGGCTGCACGGCTCCTTCAACTTCAACACCGACCTCTTCGACGTTTCCGACATCGCGCGCCTCGCCGACCACCTCGGCAGGCTCCTCCAGGCCGTCGCAGCCGCCCCGGAGACCCCGCTGTCCGCTCTCGCCGGACGCACCCCGGACGAACTCGACTTCGAGACGCGCCGGTTCAACGACACCGCGCTGGACCGTGCGCCCACCACCCTCACCGCCCTCGTCGGCGAGCAGATCGCCCGCACTCCCGACGCGGTCGCCGTGGCCGTCGAAGGCCGGGCGGCCCTCACCTACCGGCAGCTCGACGCGCAGGCCGACCGGATCGCTGCGCGCCTGGCCGCCGAGGGGGTCGGTCCGGGCAGCCTCGTGGCCATCTGCTCCGAACGCATGCCCGAACTCGTCGCCGGTCTGCTCGGCATCCTGCGCACCGGTGCGGGCTACGCCCCGCTGGAACCCGGCTACCCCGCCGAACGCCTCGCCTTCCTCCTCGCCGACAGCGACGCGCCCGTCCTGCTCACCCAGCGCGGACTGCCCACACCGCACGGCTGCACGGCTCAGGTCATGCTGCTGGACGATCCCGCGGAGCCACCCAGGTCGCGCCGCGGCCCCGTGGGACCCGGCCCCGACGACACCGCGTACCTCATCTACACCTCCGGCTCCACCGGCCGCCCTAAGGGTGTCCCCAACACTCACCGGGCGATCGCCAACCGCATCCAGTGGATGCAGGACACCTACCGCCTCGGGCCGGAGGACGCCGTCCTGCAGAAGACCCCCGTCGGCTTCGACGTATCGGTCTGGGAGTTCTTCTGGCCCCTGGCCACCGGTGCGCGCATCGTTCTCGCCAAGCCCGGCGGCCAGAAGGACAGCGGCTATCTGCGGGACCTCATCGCCTCCGCCGGCGTCACCGTCGCCCACTTCGTCCCCGCCATGCTGACGGTCTTCCTCGCCGAGGAGGGCATCGAGCGGTGCACGACCCTGCGCCGCGTGATCAGCAGCGGAGAGGCCCTCCCGCCCGACGCCGCCCGCGAGCTGACCGGCCGGCTGCCGCACTGCGCCCTCGCCAATCTGTACGGGCCCACGGAGGCCGCCGTCGACGTCTCTTCGTGGGAGTGCTCCGGCCCCCTGGAGACGGTGCCGATCGGGCTCCCGATCGACAACACGCGGCTGTACGTACTGGACGCCGCTCTGAGCCCCGTACCGCCCGGCGCCCCCGGCGAACTGCACATCGGCGGCACGGCCGTCGCCCTCGGCTACCACCGCCGGCCGGGCCTGACCGCAGCCCGGTTCGTGCCCGACCCGTACGGCCCGCCGGGCTCCCGCCTCTACCGCACCGGCGACCTGGCCCGCCGCCGCCCGGACGGCGCTCTCCAGCACCTCGGCCGCGTCGACCAGCAGATCAAGCTGCGCGGGCTGCGGATCGAGCCCGGCGAGACCGAGGCAGCGCTGCGCGCCCAGCCCGGTGTCGCCGACGCCGCCGTCGTCCTGCGCGAGGACCGGCCCGGCGACAAGCGTCTCGTCGGGTACGTCGTGGCCGCCACCGGCTCCGACGAGCCCGACCCCGCACGGCTCCGTACCGCGCTCAAGAGGGTGCTGCCCGAGCATCAGGTCCCCGCGGTGGTGGCCATCGTCCCCGCCCTGCCGCTCACCCCCAACGGAAAGCTCGACCGCCGCGCCCTGCCCGCTCCCCAGATGCGGCGCGCAGCCGGCGCCACCCGGCCCACCACCCCGACCGAGCTCCTGCTCGCCGAGATCTGGAACGAGGTGCTCGGCCTGACGGAAGTCGGCACGGACGAGGACTTCTTCGACCTCGGCGGCCACTCGCTGCTCGCCACCCAGGTCGTCGCCAGGGCCCGCGGCCGGCTCACCGAGGCGGGCGCGCAGCCCGTCAGCGTCATGGACCTCTTCACCCACCGCACGATCCGCGACCTGGCCGCCGTCGCCGCAAGAGACGAGCACGACGACACTCCGCGGCCCCTGCTGCACCGGCTCACCCCGCCCGTGTCCGCCGCCCGCCGTACCCGCACCTTCGTCTGTGTCCCCTACGGCGGCGGCAGCCCCGTCGTCTACCAGCCCGTCGCCGACGCGCTGCCCTCCGACGTCGAACTGTGGGCCGTCGCCGTGCCGGGCCACGACGTCGGCGTGACGGAGGAGTCCGTGCCGTTCGACGAACTCGCCGAGCGCATCGCGGGCGAGGTACGGGAACGGACGGAGGGACCCGTCGTCGTCTACGGCCACTGCGCCGTCGGTACGGCGCTGGCGATCGCCGTGTCCCGGCTGCTGGAGGCGACCGGCCATCCCCTGGAGGCCGTCTACGCCGGAGCCCAGTTCCCGTTCGCCCGGCCGCGCAGCCGCGTTCTCAACGCACTCAGCCGCGTCGCCTCCCTCGAACCCCTGCTCGGCGACCGGGTCTACGCGAACTGGCTCATCGGACTCGGCGTGAACACCTCCGACCTCGACAAGGAGCAGGCCGCCTTCATCATCGGCAACATGCGCCGCGACACCCAGGCCGCCGAGGACTACTTCACCCGCGCCATCGCCGACGTCGCCGCCGGCGCTCCGCGGCTGCGCGCCCCGCTCGTCTGCCTGATCGGCGACCAGGACCCGGCGGCCGACTTCTACCAGGAGCGCTACCGGGAGTGGCTGCTGCTGGCCGAACGCTCCGCCGTCGCCGTCCTCGACCAGGGCGGGCACTTCTTCCTCAAGTACCGTGCCGCCGAGGTCGCCGACGCGGTCACCACGGTGCACCTCGCGGTCCGCGACGGGCTGACCGACGAACTCCCCGCCCGCGATCCGCTCCACTCGTGGTGGTTCCACGGGGACACCGGCCCCGTCGCGGCGGCCGATGGCACACCGGCGGACGAACAGCCCTCTGCTCCACCCCACGAGGGCACGGAGTCCGGAGCCGGGCCCGAACCCAGCATGCGCCGGTTCCTCCTGGTCGCCGTCGGGCAGCTCGTCTCCATCACCGGCTCGGCGCTGACCGAGTTCGCCCTCCCGATCTGGATCCTGCTGAACACCGGCTCCCTCACCCGGTACGCGCTGTACGCGGTCGTCGCCATGGTCCCCGGCATCCTCGTCGGCCCGCTCGCGGGAGCCCTCGTCGACCGGATGAACCGACGTACGGTGCTCCTCGCCGGCGACATCGCCGCCTGCACCACCCAGGCCGGACTCCTCGCTCTGCTCGTCACCGGAAACCTTCACTCCTGGGAGGTGTACGTCCTGCTCGGCGTACTCTCCCTCGCCCTGACGTTCCAACGGCTCGCCTACGCGTCCGCGGTCCCGCAGCTCGTGCCCAAGCAATACCTCGGCCACGCCAACGGCATCGTTCAACTCGCATTCGGAACAGCTCAGTTCGTCGTTCCACTGGTGGCCGTGGCGCTCATGGCGGCGATCGGTCTACGCGGCATTCTCGTCATCGACGTGGTCAGTTACGTCCTGGCCATCGGCATCCTGCTCGCGGTGAAGTTCCCCCGGACGCTTCCGTGGACGCGGCGCGAGTCCCTCGTGTCCGAGATCCGGCACGGCTTCACGCATTCATGGCGCAACCGGGGTTTCCGCGCCATGCTGCTGTGGTTCGCGGGCCTCAACATCTTCCTCTCGCCCCTCTTCCTGCTCATCACTCCGCTGGTCCTCGCCTTCGACGACCTCGCGGGCGCGGCGCGGGTCGCCGTCGCGGGCGGCGCCGGAGCGATCCTGGGAGGGATCGTCATGGGCTTCTGGGGCGGCCCGCGCCGGCACCGGCTGCGGGGCATGCTCGGCATCGCGGCGCTTCTGGCCCTGGCCGGAGCCGTCACCGGGCTGCACGCCAGTCTCTGGGTGATCGCCGCCGGGGCGTTCGGCATGTCCTTCGCGCTCTCCCTCGTCAACGGCGTCTACTCCACGATCGTCCAGGTCAAGGTGCCCCAGCGCTTCCACGGCCGCGTCTTCGCCCTGAACACCCTGGTCGCCTGGTCCACCCTGCCGTTGGGGCACGGAGTCATCGCCCCGCTGGGCTCCTCGCTGCTGGGACCGCTGATGGAACGCGGAGGGGCGCTCGCCCCCGTCTTCGGCCCCCTGATCGGCACCGGCCCCGGGCGCGGTATCGCCCTGATGTACGTCCTGTTCGGGTGCGCCATGCTCGGCATGGTCGCGCTCGGCCTGCGCCTTCCCGTGCTGGCCCGCTTCGACCGGGACGTCCCCGAAGCCGAGCCCGACGACCTGGTCGGCCTGCGCGAGCGTGCCCGGATCGCCGCCGCCCGCCGTGCGAAGGAGAGCCGGACGTGA
- a CDS encoding class I adenylate-forming enzyme family protein has product MTDAAATLPALLARRAAVHGDRTALVTGRERLDFASWQARSGAYASALRSAGLRPGDRVVLQHGTSRWTEFAVAFLAVLRAGGVAVPLSDRSAPAATAYALADAGARFLLHGGTDLPAGIPSGTRVLTETDAEGHPARPDLPDPAPGDLAQILYTSGTTGTPKAVGARHANLAHGCTLDERRRPLRHSSAFLHAFPVGTNAGQTMLVNALNAHATCVTAPQFTPARFLRLLSEHDVGSVFLVPAMAIELLASPALADATASGALDSVHLVGSTAAALPQPVALGLGRAFPKAQIVNYYTSTEAAPAQITLLFDPARPASPGRPASLADLRVTTPDGLPVPAGRAGELWLRSPSAPRAYMGETDGEVFQGRWVRMGDLGRIDEDGFLHLLDRERDVVKSGAHKVSTLQVENALHSHPQVRDAAAVGVPHPVLGSVVAAVVVSDAGLTAAALRIFLLDHLAVHELPATVLFLDALPRNEAGKVLKRDLRRLLAQDHPEATL; this is encoded by the coding sequence GTGACCGACGCTGCCGCCACCCTGCCCGCCCTGCTCGCCCGTCGTGCCGCCGTGCACGGCGACCGCACGGCCCTCGTCACCGGCCGCGAACGGCTCGACTTCGCTTCCTGGCAGGCCCGTTCGGGGGCGTACGCCTCCGCTCTGCGCTCCGCCGGACTGCGGCCCGGGGACCGCGTCGTGCTGCAGCACGGCACGAGCCGGTGGACGGAGTTCGCCGTCGCGTTCCTCGCGGTGCTGCGCGCCGGCGGGGTGGCGGTGCCACTGTCCGACCGGTCCGCGCCCGCCGCCACGGCGTACGCGCTCGCCGATGCGGGGGCCCGCTTCCTGCTGCACGGCGGGACGGACCTCCCGGCCGGAATCCCTTCCGGGACACGTGTGTTGACCGAAACCGACGCCGAAGGCCACCCCGCCCGGCCGGACCTGCCCGACCCCGCACCCGGCGACCTCGCCCAGATCCTCTACACCTCCGGCACCACCGGAACCCCCAAGGCCGTCGGCGCCCGCCACGCCAACCTGGCACACGGCTGCACGCTGGACGAGCGCCGTCGGCCGCTGCGCCACTCCTCCGCCTTCCTGCACGCCTTCCCGGTCGGCACGAACGCCGGACAGACCATGCTGGTCAACGCGCTCAACGCGCACGCCACGTGTGTCACCGCTCCGCAGTTCACCCCGGCGCGCTTCCTCCGCCTGCTGTCCGAACACGACGTCGGAAGCGTCTTCCTCGTCCCCGCCATGGCGATCGAGCTGCTGGCGTCACCGGCCCTCGCGGACGCCACCGCCTCCGGCGCGCTCGACTCCGTCCACCTGGTCGGTTCCACGGCAGCCGCCCTGCCGCAGCCGGTCGCGCTCGGACTCGGCCGCGCCTTCCCGAAGGCGCAGATCGTCAACTACTACACCTCCACCGAGGCCGCGCCCGCGCAGATCACCCTGCTGTTCGATCCGGCCCGTCCCGCCTCCCCCGGCCGGCCCGCCTCCCTGGCCGATCTGCGCGTGACCACCCCCGACGGGCTCCCGGTCCCGGCGGGCCGGGCGGGCGAGCTGTGGCTGCGTTCGCCCTCGGCTCCGCGGGCGTACATGGGCGAGACGGACGGCGAGGTCTTCCAGGGACGCTGGGTACGCATGGGGGACCTCGGCCGCATCGACGAGGACGGCTTCCTGCACCTGCTCGACCGGGAGCGCGACGTCGTCAAGTCGGGCGCCCACAAGGTCTCCACCCTCCAGGTCGAGAACGCCCTGCACTCCCATCCGCAGGTACGCGACGCCGCCGCCGTCGGAGTACCTCATCCCGTGCTCGGGAGCGTCGTCGCCGCCGTGGTCGTGTCCGACGCCGGTCTGACGGCGGCGGCCCTGCGGATCTTCCTGCTCGATCACCTGGCCGTCCACGAACTGCCCGCCACCGTGCTGTTCCTCGACGCGCTGCCCCGTAACGAGGCCGGCAAGGTCCTCAAGCGCGATCTGCGCCGGCTCCTCGCCCAAGACCACCCCGAGGCCACCCTGTGA
- a CDS encoding non-ribosomal peptide synthetase, with amino-acid sequence MNAILSPAQHGIWLTERTLDTAAAYHLTLTVDLDGPVDPDGMVRACSAVAAQHPSLSTVFAPDGTPRTGTEPSRARVVDCAAGELDTLLARERALPFDLVGGPLHRFVLFRLSPVRHVLLLTAHHLVFDGESKDRLVNDLANAYRRGPLAPVAPRPAVEPSAGALTDAEAYWAARWREPAAPTLPGLVPSGAPGTAPAPGAEISSSLGPGRTALLDTTARRLGLTRFELLTASWHALLARYGDPAPVTAIELSLRPRGEAVGVGLAVNELPLFSTTAPDAPFAAWSQTVRTELRALYRHRAVPLGRSVRGLTPRTALTPLSLSYRRRPAAEQPAFGDGVRAEVRWIGFCGTARNLLHLQLVDSGSEIDASLQYRADALTAESARSIAGHWKTLIDGVLADPGTPVGDLPLLTPRERSDQLAAPAPRPELARCTVPALFAQAVAAHPDAVAVVRGEEILTYRELSGLVAHAATALRRHGAGPGTLIGIGLPRGRDQLVAVLATLACGAAYLPLDPDYPAERLAFIRSDSRLALRITAHPDGPGDLVPADLAPEGADTPALPPGPTPSHPAYVLYTSGSTGRPKGVEVPHSALANVLGALRDHLGSGPEDRWLGLTSLSFDISAVELLLPLVTGGRVVLVPEGGHRDGPALLGLIHGEGITHVQATPSGWRLLLDAGLTGAAAGLTALTGGEALPPSLARDLAAVSKRLVNVYGPTETTIWSSLAEPAMTDDEQVLIGEPLANTRAYVLDERLRPVPYGLPGELCLGGAGLAHGYRHRAGLTALRFLPDPYGPPGSRIYRTGDLVRRLPGGGLVYLGRSDTQVKLRGHRIELGEIEARLASHPSVAQAAAAVHGADGDRRLSAYVVPAGPAPTAEELRAHLSATLPAAAVPGTYTLLDAFPLTPNGKLDRAALPEPVPDRSGPSAADDTDAELDPTTGAVLAIWREVLALDDLGPDEDLFDLGGHSLTITAIAARIHQNLGVDVPLDVFFDTPTVHGVTAAVTALRKE; translated from the coding sequence GTGAACGCGATCCTCAGCCCCGCCCAGCACGGCATCTGGCTCACCGAGCGCACCCTGGACACCGCTGCCGCCTATCACCTGACCCTGACCGTGGACCTCGACGGCCCCGTCGACCCCGACGGCATGGTGCGGGCGTGCTCCGCCGTCGCCGCCCAACACCCTTCCCTCAGCACGGTGTTCGCTCCTGACGGCACACCTCGAACCGGCACGGAACCGTCCCGTGCGCGGGTGGTCGACTGCGCCGCCGGTGAGCTCGACACCCTCCTCGCCCGGGAGCGGGCCCTTCCCTTCGACCTCGTCGGCGGTCCGCTGCACCGCTTCGTCCTCTTCCGGCTGTCCCCGGTACGGCACGTCCTGCTCCTGACCGCCCATCACCTCGTCTTCGACGGCGAGTCCAAGGACCGGCTGGTCAACGACCTGGCCAACGCCTACCGGCGGGGTCCGCTCGCTCCCGTCGCCCCGCGACCGGCGGTCGAGCCCTCCGCCGGTGCCCTCACGGACGCGGAGGCGTACTGGGCCGCCCGTTGGCGCGAGCCGGCCGCGCCCACGCTGCCCGGCCTCGTGCCGTCCGGCGCCCCCGGCACCGCCCCCGCGCCGGGCGCCGAGATCTCGTCGAGCCTCGGACCCGGGAGGACCGCTCTCCTGGACACCACGGCGCGCCGGCTCGGTCTGACCCGCTTCGAACTTCTCACGGCGTCCTGGCACGCCCTGCTGGCCCGTTACGGCGACCCCGCCCCGGTCACGGCCATCGAACTGTCGCTGCGTCCGCGGGGCGAGGCGGTCGGCGTGGGGCTGGCCGTCAATGAGCTGCCCCTCTTCAGCACCACGGCCCCCGACGCGCCGTTCGCGGCCTGGTCCCAGACCGTCCGCACCGAACTGCGCGCCCTGTACCGGCACCGGGCCGTCCCGCTGGGCCGCTCCGTACGCGGCCTGACCCCGCGCACCGCGCTCACCCCCCTCTCCCTCAGCTACCGGCGCCGACCGGCCGCGGAACAGCCCGCTTTCGGCGACGGGGTGCGCGCCGAGGTCCGCTGGATCGGCTTCTGCGGCACCGCGCGCAACCTGCTCCACCTCCAGCTCGTCGACTCCGGGTCCGAGATCGACGCGAGCCTGCAGTACCGGGCCGACGCCCTCACCGCCGAGTCGGCCCGGAGCATCGCCGGGCACTGGAAGACGCTCATCGACGGCGTACTGGCCGACCCCGGCACACCCGTCGGCGACCTGCCGCTACTGACGCCCCGGGAACGGTCGGACCAGCTCGCCGCACCGGCCCCCCGGCCCGAACTCGCCCGGTGCACCGTGCCGGCGCTGTTCGCCCAGGCGGTGGCGGCCCACCCCGACGCGGTCGCCGTCGTCCGCGGCGAGGAGATCCTGACCTACCGCGAGCTCTCCGGTCTCGTCGCGCACGCGGCCACCGCGCTGCGCCGCCACGGCGCGGGCCCGGGCACCCTGATCGGCATCGGCCTGCCCCGGGGGCGCGACCAACTGGTCGCCGTCCTCGCCACCCTGGCCTGCGGTGCCGCCTACCTGCCGCTCGACCCCGACTACCCGGCCGAGCGGCTGGCCTTCATCCGGTCCGACTCCCGTCTCGCGCTCCGGATCACCGCGCACCCCGACGGCCCCGGCGACCTCGTGCCGGCCGATCTCGCACCCGAGGGCGCGGACACCCCGGCGCTGCCCCCGGGTCCGACGCCCTCCCATCCCGCCTACGTGCTCTACACCTCCGGCTCCACCGGGCGTCCCAAGGGGGTCGAGGTGCCCCACTCCGCGCTCGCCAACGTCCTGGGCGCGCTGCGCGACCATCTGGGCTCCGGCCCCGAGGACCGCTGGCTCGGACTCACCTCGCTGTCCTTCGACATCTCCGCCGTCGAACTGCTTCTGCCCCTCGTCACCGGAGGGCGCGTCGTCCTCGTACCGGAGGGCGGCCACCGCGACGGCCCCGCGCTCCTCGGCCTCATCCACGGCGAGGGGATCACCCACGTCCAGGCCACCCCCAGCGGATGGCGGCTGCTCCTCGACGCGGGCCTCACCGGCGCGGCGGCCGGGCTCACGGCGCTCACGGGCGGTGAGGCGCTGCCCCCGTCCCTCGCCAGGGACCTGGCCGCCGTGAGCAAGCGGCTCGTGAACGTCTACGGCCCGACCGAGACGACCATCTGGTCCTCCCTCGCGGAACCCGCGATGACCGACGACGAACAGGTCCTCATCGGCGAACCGCTCGCCAACACCCGCGCCTACGTCCTCGACGAGCGGCTGCGCCCCGTCCCGTACGGACTGCCGGGCGAGCTCTGCCTCGGCGGCGCGGGGCTGGCCCACGGCTACCGGCACCGCGCGGGTCTGACGGCCCTGCGGTTCCTCCCCGACCCGTACGGCCCGCCGGGATCGCGCATCTACCGCACCGGCGACCTCGTCCGACGGCTGCCCGGCGGTGGGCTCGTCTACCTCGGCCGCTCCGACACCCAGGTCAAACTGCGTGGCCACCGGATCGAGCTGGGCGAGATCGAGGCACGGCTGGCGTCGCATCCCTCGGTGGCCCAGGCCGCCGCCGCGGTGCACGGCGCGGACGGAGACCGCCGGCTGAGCGCCTATGTCGTCCCAGCAGGCCCGGCTCCCACGGCGGAGGAGCTGCGTGCCCACCTGTCCGCCACGCTCCCCGCCGCCGCCGTGCCCGGCACGTACACCCTGCTGGACGCCTTCCCGCTCACGCCCAACGGCAAGCTGGACCGGGCCGCGCTCCCGGAGCCGGTCCCGGACCGGAGCGGGCCCTCGGCCGCCGACGACACGGACGCCGAACTCGACCCCACCACCGGAGCGGTGCTCGCCATCTGGCGCGAGGTCCTGGCTCTGGACGACCTCGGGCCCGACGAGGACCTCTTCGACCTCGGCGGCCATTCCCTGACCATCACCGCCATCGCCGCCCGCATCCACCAGAACCTCGGCGTGGACGTCCCTCTCGACGTCTTCTTCGACACCCCTACCGTGCACGGCGTCACCGCCGCCGTCACCGCACTGCGCAAGGAGTAA
- a CDS encoding MbtH family protein, with translation MSDPTRYLVAVNDEEQHALWRDGTPLPAGWRAEGFSGTEEECVAHVDQVWPDIRPLSVRRRLADEAARQAGGAR, from the coding sequence ATGAGCGATCCGACCCGCTATCTCGTGGCCGTCAACGACGAGGAGCAGCACGCCCTCTGGCGGGACGGCACGCCGCTGCCCGCAGGCTGGCGGGCCGAGGGCTTCAGCGGCACCGAGGAGGAGTGCGTCGCGCACGTCGACCAGGTGTGGCCGGACATCCGGCCGCTCAGCGTGCGCCGCCGTCTGGCCGACGAGGCCGCCCGCCAGGCCGGCGGTGCCCGGTGA
- a CDS encoding acyl carrier protein, with the protein MNAPAPTRHRLAQLVERATDGQVAADEIVDSAEPLAALGVSSLSLLRLADSLESEYGVLIDLGDRALYTEGLAGLTARVRSLAAEGTP; encoded by the coding sequence GTGAACGCGCCCGCCCCGACCCGCCACCGCCTTGCCCAGCTCGTCGAACGGGCCACGGACGGCCAAGTCGCCGCCGACGAGATCGTCGACTCCGCCGAACCCCTCGCCGCGCTCGGCGTCAGCTCGCTCTCCCTGCTGCGGCTGGCCGACAGCCTGGAGTCCGAGTACGGCGTCCTCATCGACCTCGGCGACCGGGCGCTGTACACGGAGGGGCTCGCCGGGCTCACCGCTCGCGTGCGGAGTCTGGCGGCGGAGGGCACCCCGTGA